A portion of the Thermodesulfobacteriota bacterium genome contains these proteins:
- a CDS encoding RluA family pseudouridine synthase — protein MAEDLVAVARHLRIGSAWAGQTAFAAVRRAFPEVGPREVLRKARRGELLRNERRCDPLGRVAEGDVLTVVLLRPPRHPPATPLLRDARVETAAGPFRVVWEDADFLAASKPPGCASHPGLKRSGDTLLDRVRAYWGVTPADPFQPALANRLDIGTSGVVLVGRTRSAQRRLGRAFQKGLVGKSYLALVRGCPDPPEAELRQPLARYPDSRDRNRLPPDHPKLRETLQTAVTRYRLREQTQFPPRAALLEVDLVTGRTHQIRRHLAGAGHGVAGDLRYGDPDFDRALLEAAGLDRMFLHAWRVRLPHPRTGEPLELAAPLPEDLERCLAHLGLAAPAAS, from the coding sequence GTGGCCGAGGACCTGGTTGCCGTGGCCCGGCATCTTCGCATCGGGAGCGCGTGGGCCGGGCAGACGGCCTTTGCGGCCGTTCGCCGGGCATTTCCCGAGGTCGGGCCCCGGGAGGTGTTGCGCAAGGCCCGTCGGGGCGAGCTGTTGCGCAACGAGCGGCGCTGCGATCCCCTGGGACGGGTCGCCGAGGGCGACGTTCTCACGGTGGTCCTCCTGCGGCCGCCGCGGCACCCGCCCGCCACGCCGCTGCTCCGGGACGCCCGGGTCGAGACAGCGGCCGGGCCCTTTCGGGTGGTATGGGAGGACGCCGACTTCTTGGCCGCCTCCAAGCCCCCGGGATGCGCGAGCCACCCGGGGCTCAAGCGCTCGGGCGACACCCTGCTGGACCGGGTGCGCGCCTACTGGGGGGTCACGCCCGCCGACCCCTTCCAGCCCGCCCTGGCCAACCGGCTCGACATCGGCACCTCCGGGGTGGTGCTCGTGGGCCGCACCCGCTCGGCCCAGCGCCGCCTGGGGCGCGCCTTCCAGAAGGGGCTCGTGGGCAAGTCCTACCTGGCGCTCGTGCGCGGCTGTCCCGATCCCCCCGAGGCCGAGCTCCGGCAGCCCCTGGCCCGTTACCCCGATTCCCGGGACCGCAACCGCCTGCCTCCAGATCACCCGAAGCTCCGGGAAACCCTGCAGACGGCGGTGACCCGCTACCGCCTGCGGGAGCAGACCCAGTTCCCGCCTCGGGCCGCCCTGTTGGAGGTGGACCTGGTCACGGGGCGCACCCACCAGATCCGGCGGCACCTTGCCGGGGCAGGGCACGGGGTCGCCGGCGACCTCCGCTACGGAGACCCCGACTTCGACCGGGCGCTGCTGGAGGCAGCCGGCCTGGACCGGATGTTTCTGCACGCCTGGCGCGTGCGCCTGCCCCACCCCCGCACGGGTGAGCCCCTGGAGCTTGCCGCGCCGCTCCCGGAGGACCTGGAGCGCTGCCTCGCCCACCTGGGGCTCGCCGCGCCGGCGGCCTCCTGA